In the Mesoplodon densirostris isolate mMesDen1 chromosome 11, mMesDen1 primary haplotype, whole genome shotgun sequence genome, CTCCAACCCTCAATGCCGCCCTTACCCCGTTTTTAAGAGTGGTTTATGGCCATCCTTGGAGTTTTATAATGAAAAGTTCTTTAATATTCCATGCCGGGTGGTTGAATCCTGCAATATTCTAGTGTGACAGGGTGAGCTAGATACCTAAGAGGATGTGGCCAGAACCAGGCTGGGGCAGGCATGGGCAGCCTGTCCGCCTCACTCCAGCATCATCCCTCGCACTTCACTGCATTGCATTGGTTTAGGAGGCTTTGAGGCACAAGATAGGCAAAAGGGCAGTTTTCCCAGCTGACCCACTCTggcaaaaatcaggaaaaaaataagactgCCTTTGACATCAAATTCTTCTAGTTTGAGACAGAGTTGGGCAAGGAAAGTATTGGGAAGATAAGCCTTCAGAGACTTCGAGCAGCTAGAATGGGTAGAAGTCCTAGGCTTGGAGTCACTATAGTGACGAAGCAGAGCCCTAACGTTGGGTGGATATGTGCATTACGCTTTGTCATCTCTCTGTAGCTTCCTTTACAGATCAACTGAGAATGGACCCGCCCCCTACCTCTTTAAATAGTTGTAGGCCACTTTTCTCCCCGTAACTTGGGAAAACAAAAGGAGAAGTAAGGGTCATACTACACCGCCTGTCACCACAGTGGCTGTGGTTGTCTcagggcaggtgggcaggcaAGGATGGCCTGTCCAGCCCTCACAGGTCAGTGGTTTCGGCAGGTCTGAGAGCCGCCCCACTGGCCAGACCTCTCCAATAGCAGAGCCAGCCTGGGGCTTGCATGTCCAGCCTGAGCAAGCTTAACGGGATGAAGCTGAGGCTTTCTCCCCACTGTGACTGGAGTGCATGTTTACACCAGCACTTTTTCTGCACATTTATCTTCAATCCAACAAGGCCGTTTTTTATGCTGAGTAACAGAGGCCACCAAGAGGCAACTGCATTACATCCTCTCAGCCCGTGGCCGCATTCTCTCCTGCACCATTTTCTACACCAGACCTGCTTGGCACCACAGGGAGCTCTTCGCCCCTGCACGATGACATTCCAACCACCACCAGCCAGAAGTTACAGCCAACCTTGCTCATTGTCACAAGCAGGACCTTCGGTCCATTGGCACTGTCAGTGATGTAAGCCATTTCCTGGGAGGAGAAGGAAACTCCTCACCAATCTGCTTGGGCCTGTGCAAATGGCACTTCAAAGGAGTCCCCATGCACTTGGAGTCCATGAGCCAGTGGGATATATGCAAAGACGCTTAAACATTTCAGGGCTGGTTTCTCTGTTCATATCCAATTCTGGTGCTTAGGAACAGGGACCTATGCTGATGCCCAAGGGCAAAAAGCCCCACTTCCTTTAAGAAAGGGGGCAGGCCTGACCCTGATGCCCAGTAAGGGGCAACCCtaggctttttgtttttcttgcttttattcctttttgttggCCTTGTGCTGGGTTTGTTTACAAAAGATGTATTTTGTTTaaccaaatattaaaaatggaaaactccATACATAAATTTCATCTGTCTGAATTCTATAATTATGTACATTAAAGTGTAGTTTAGTATAATGCTTTGGAAGGAATTCACTACCACCATAAGTCATCTTTTAGAGACACTGTGCTTTGGCCAGACCTCTCACTTCAAAAATCCAGACAAAATACTCACCAAGTAGGACTTGATTCAAAAAAAGCCTGAGACACTTTtcgatttaatttgtaaaaactaGGCTCCACAGTATGAAGAACCCTAACCCTCATCTTAAGTACAAGTTTTCTTCACTGACAAGTGACTATTCTTCCCTGGTTAACAGGTGGAAGAGTATGCATTTACACAGAGGACCTGGGAGGCCCCAGCACCCAGTACATAGCAGGACTCCGAGCCAGACTGCCTAGCTTTGAATTCAGATCAGGTGTTTTCTATTCAGCCTGGAACAGATCACTTAACCTTCTGGGGCTGTtttcctctcctgtaaaatgAGACGACTACCTCCTCCTAAATTGTATAGTATAGTTCCAGCAACCCACATAAAGGACTTAGTATCGTTACTAGCACAATGCCAATAAAAATGTGTGTGAAGTGGAAAAATTACAAAGTTCAAAGATAGGGCTACAGTTGGATTCACTGTCAATAGCTCATCAGCAATTACAGCTGATCTTCAAACAGCACAGGTTTGAACTCTGTGGGTCCACTTACACGTGAACTTTTTTCAAGAAATACTACAGTGCCACATGAACTGTGATTGGTTGGACAGCAGACACATAGAGGgccaatgatttttaaaagaaatgcacaGGCTTTTGACTGCAAGGAGGGTTAGTTCCCCTaaccccgtgttgttcaagggtcaactgtattttcaaAAAGAACACACCCAAGATGTTCTATTTGAAACCTCCCTATCCCCAGACTAGATAGCAATACTATGTCATTCCTTACAAGTtctttataattattgttttttctttttttttccctttggccgagcttcacagcatgtgggatcttagttccccaaacagggatcgaacccgtgttgcctgcagtggaagcacagagtcctaactactggattCCCCCTTTATAACTGTATAATGTCACTGTAGACTGTGCAAGTACATGGACCCAATCCTTTGCTGGTGGATCTGAAACTGACTGCCTGAACTCAGAGAGGTTCTTGGTCAAAGACGCATTTTTTTTACCTCTGGGAATTTAACTTGGGCCAAGGGATCAGTCGGTATTGAACAGTGGTGCTGGCTCAGGTGAGAGAGAATGTGAGGGGCAGTTTTCTCTGCCCTTCTAAAATGGGCTCAATAATTTCAAGGTAGGTATGACGAGCACTtggaagacatttttggttggaatcattttttaatatttaaatagaaaaagtgagcactgacttttttttctcttttagacaCACACACGTCTAACAGCCAAAATATGCAGAGGAAATGAGCTCCTGCTCTGTCCTCCACAGTCCCCATCTTGTGGTTGAAGCTGTTGCcagccctccctccatcctttccaACATACACAAATTCACAGCACAGCTGTTGCATTTTATCTCGTGTGCACGTCCCTCCCCAACATCCCCATTCTTAAAAACCAAACAGTCGTTAATGGTCAGGGGCACATCCTTCCCGATGGCATCAGTTCCTACCCCACAATGGGATAGTGAGGAGATCTCCCATCAGAAGTAATTTAGTGAAAGGGGTGGGATGGCCGGAGCTGGAGTAACCGTCTGCATTGCTGCACTCTGGTATCAGAGTGAGGACAGAAGAAATAAGTCAGGAGAGCATGAAGGGCACAGTTGCAAGTGAGGAGTCTCTCCATGAGACAATGTGGGGAGAATTCTCCCCCCCAGGTTTAGATAGATCAACGtgccaaagttaaaaaaaaaaaaaaatccaataagcAGCAGTTCAAACACTATTGAATTTTCAAACTTCTCCCACCAAGACAAGCCAAACATAGCAGTAACAATCTAGATCTTTCCAGGAAGTGAAGGTAGGGCCCCGGGCATTCCTCCTGACAGCCCTGTATTAGGCCCTAGAAGtatctggaaaagaaaaggaggggtGTAAGGCATTGTACAGACCTAGGGCTCTCATTTTCATCATACCTGTCCAGGCAGACAAGGTCTATGAAAACAATGCTGAGGGCACAGGCACCTAAAAGAGTGTTGTGGGCCGGATCCCAATCCCTACCGGCACGTTAACCGCCCTACCTAGGTGCTGGAGCAATAACCAACTTATGTATCCACTACTGGCAAAAAGCCCAGGGTCTGGGCTCACCTGCCGttgctgcagctgctgctgttGCTCCATCTGCAACTTCTCAGTCTCAAAGACGACCGGAAGAACCAGGATCATGAAGGAAGTGGTTCCAATCCACAAGGCTGCCCTGGAAAACCTGCAGAGGGAGCATGAGCATGATGGCAAGACAGCTTCACCGAGAACTCACTAGTAACCAAATCTCTCACCCTGCACACTCCAGTGTTGTTGGTAAGCGTGTCCTACCCAACTCTTGCCTGTACTCCTACCGGGAACGGGAGGAGCAGTTCCAGGGACTGTACATCTAGTGAGAGTAGTCTGAACACTCTCCTGAGTTCTCACAGTGCTACTTATACATTAATTATATCACATAATCTGAGATGATCCTCACAACGACCCTGCCCAATAAGAATCCTcactttacagacgaggaaataGAGACCAAGAAAGGTTAAAGTAGCACCAGTCCAAGGTCACTCAGTGATCTAGCTGGCGGGCTGGCCTCCAACCCAGGTCTGCTGCTCCCAAAGCCCGTGTTCATTCAGGGCACCTCAGTCAACCCAGCACACCCCAATGTCTTTGCCCTCGTCCCTTACCTGTACATTTTTTGAGCCACGAAGAGGGAGAGATCAAAAGTGGCTCCAGCCGCGGACCGGACTCTCTCGGGGAACATCTCCGTCAGACCCCACAGTCTCTCCGACAGAGTCTCATCTAACTGTGGTGGAGGAGGCGCGGATATGGGCCGAAGCAGCGGTAACCACCCCCCGACGCCGGGACATGCCGGTCCCCTGGAGCTAGGGCACCCCGGCCCCAGCGGGAACTCACCCCGCCTCCCGGAGACGTCTCTGCTCGGACTCTCCAGGCTCCGCGACGCGCCTTCGTCCCGCTCCTGCAGCACGCGGAGCCCTTACCCCCGCTCCCCGCCCGCACCCTCCCAGCCCCGCTCCGCCCCGCGGCGCCCAGTACCTCCTCGTCGtcttcctcctccagctcctcctcAGGCTTCTCAGCATCGCCTTTCGGAAGCAATTCGTCCGGGGACAGCGGCACCCCagggccggcggcggcggcggcggcggcagcggcggcagcggcagccaTGGCTGTGGGGAACACCGGAAGCGGAAGAGAAGAGGCGAGTGCGGCGCCGACGGCGGACGgagccgcccttccgggagccggAGGCTGGAGGTCTGGGGAAGAGCGCCGCCCTCTGGTAGGCGGGCTTCACCGGCCTTCAGCAAAGGGCGGCCGGGAGGTCGGAGAACGTGAGACACGTGGGAAACTTATTAAAGCCCTGAATCGGGGTGCATCAGCGGTAATTCTGTTCTGTGGGCTTAGGGTGAGCCcgaaaatctgcattttaacaagcctcCCAGAGATCACACGTAGACAAACAGGAATCCAGTTTCATTTCCCTGAGGGCTGTGTTTGGTAGGAGTAAATTAGACATTTGGAGATTTATTGGTCTTTGGGAAAACGTCAAGTAAACAGTCCCAATGTACAAAACAAAGGCGagtgtgtaccaggcactgtttgtGCGTGCGaagggcgggggtgggaggggcgcTCATTTGATCTTTGCATCAACCCACTGAGGTGCTActatccccattttttttttttttttttggccgggcCATGCCGCATGCaggaacttagttccccaaccagggatggaaccagcgccccctgcattgggagccgcgagtcttaaccactggactaccagggaaatccctattgtccccattttagaaatgaggagaTTGAGGTACAGTACAGGTTGCTGCAAGTATTTCTGGAGGATGGATTTCAAGATGTGGGTTTGCTGGCCAAAAAgtatgaacatttaaaattttggtaggTATTAGCTAATTGCCCTCGGAATTATTATATCACGTACTTTCACAATAGTAAATGGAAgtgtccttttctccacaccctccccagcattagGTATTATCCATATTTTCATATGATGGATGAAAATGCTCCTTTTTATAATGTGTCCCACAGTTATTAATACAAGGGTGATTTGATATACCTCTAGACAACTGACCATGGAACCGAAGAATCTCAGGATTGGACAGTCCCGATCCTTATCTGATACTTGAGAGACGTCCTCTGCTTACATATTccggggagggggggcggggttTGCACTTTCTCCAGATAGAGTCCTCAGTCCTCTTTATCTTTGGACAGGGCAGCTCTAACTACAAAAAGTCTTCATGTCACAAAAGGGTGCCTACTGTCTGATTCCATTAAGTAAAGTTAAAAGACAGGCAAAACCAATCTATGGTGAGAAACGTAGTGATTCCctttgaggaggaagaggaggtaaTATTTGGGAAGGCAGGAGAGCTTCTGGGGCACTGGTAAAGTTCTATTTCTTGACGTGTGTGGTATTTACATGGGTATGCCCATTTTGGATAATTCATCAGGCTGTACATTTATGAATTATACTTTTtgcatgtatttaaattttttttaaaagtagtcttgaaaccaagcaggaccctgtgtgTCCCTCCCGGGTACAAATCCTTTCCCTgtccctgtttcttgtttgtaggaaataggcttcttTCAGCTTccctgaccttccctgagttccaaagggcaggttcaaacagttgctaatcagggaagggagggaatgcagaaacagaggagcagtcaagaaacaatgcagcgatcctggttcctcctcaagagaTATACATAACCTTTgggttcttctgcaggaactaaggtccccacgcaggtggaggatggtaaacTCAGGCTGAGAGCAAGATTCCTGCAGcaccgccctgttacctcaccaccaaccaatcagaagaaagtctgcacacagtgGAAGATAAGGAAGACTCTGACCCTCTCCCCAAATGATTCTCccagaatctttggagttggttTTTGGATATGAGTCTGACTTCTCCCCAGGTTGCTGacctcctgaataaagcaagcTTTCTTTTCCAACCAACACTTGTCTGAGTATTGGCTTTCGAGCAGTGAGCAACTGAACCTGAGTTAGTAACAGGTTAGCTCTACATAAATGCAAGGGCAATCAAATGCCAATGGCTTTTGATTCTCTTATGGGCTCTTTTAAGAAATGCTGGAAGACCAACACTCTTGAAGGGTAGAGAAGGCAGTCTTATGTGGAAACTACAGACATCATTGattctgatgaaataaaattcatattttatggcaagacaagaaaaatttaaacataaaatctttctttgcctgtttgggcctcctccctcccctttagtGTGTATTGTGCACCTGCATTAACCAGACATCCTTAGGAGACAACCTTCCTTCTTGTAAAAGGCCATGATGACCCATGACCCACTACTCCCTGTGTACAcatagatctggattgtgtaaattGTCAATATGTCATTTAACATATAGCACTctgtctcaaaaacttatataactgtgctttgacctctaacagatggaaaaattctcagagctttctgagaggctttctccaggttataatcctcaatttggctcaaataaaagcctccatttcttttttagatcgactgattaatcttttttttttttccatcgaCATCTCCAAGTGGAAAGTCACAATGCTAATATGAAGAAGTTTTTAGAAAACTTTGAccaattaattttgtttatattcacaAATagtacatgattttttaaaaaatccatgttTAAGGCTGAAAGAGCTCtttcaatatttataaaattgtcaAAGGATAGGAAAAAATATTGGGAATCATGCCATGCAGAGTATTCAAACCTTAGGAATAGATGCGATGATCCAGAAAAGGCAAAGTGAGAAAGACAGAGCCCTGTGGAATCAGACAGGTCAGGGGGTACTTAGTCAAAatcatagacagaaagtagaatggtggttgccagcggctggcagggaggaggagatggggagtTAGTTTTTGATGGGTATACAACagcttcagttttacaagatgaacaGTTAtggagatgggtggtggtgatgtCTGTACAACAGAATGAATGTACTAATATTACTTAACTGTATGctttaaaatagttaagatggtagaTTTTATGTTATGCGTTTTGCCacataaaacaatttaattaaaagcaaaaaaaatcagagtaataacaacaacaagaaaaacagaacaacTATCCCCCAGAAAATCCCCCAAAAAAggtcaggggcagggaggggcacctTCTTCTCCCAAATCCAAGAGATTCGAGGAGGAGCTGCTGGAGATGAAGAAGGGAAACCTTCACTGAAGGTTTCAAGGGGAAATGCTCAGTGGcagcaaagaagacatatggtAAGATTGATGCCAGCCCAGGGGCCTCAATCGAGGCACAAGTAAGGGTGCCATCACGTAAGTGATAAGGTCCCATGCTGGGCACAAAGCTGACTCTGCCAtctggatgatgatgatgtgttCTAGAAACCCACCCCCCAGCTCCTCTCATTCCCTATCCCTCAAGTCCATGGTTTCCACCTTTCTTGTTCCTGTCTTGTCACAATGTGAAACTGGTAATGTAGTAGCTCCTAATTCAGTTCGGTTCGGTGTGGGGCGTAGATCCCTTTGAGAATTTTACAAAAGCTGTACGTACTCCCCCCGCAATAAAACATACACGTTAGCCCATATCTGTACAATTGTGCATATGGATCCCCTTGTTAAGCCTCAAACTGTTAAGATTTCCTCTGATTGTTTTgcactccctccctcacacccgcAGGACTTTCAATCTCAGCTCTTCAGTAACAGTTCTTCCCTTATCTGACACTCAGTTCAGAAATTTACAAAACCGCTGTAGTGATTACAAATGATAAGTTCAAGTAGAGAGCACTATTTACTTGGGTGCCCCCAGAAGTAGTAGATTTGGTCAATAAAGGCTTTGAGGAGGAAGTATTTTAGGCAGAACCTAATAGATGTATCGGACAAAAAGGTAAATCTTTAAagtatgtagcttttttttttttttcttttttttggccacactgcccagctttcaggatcttagctccctgaccagggattgaacctgggtcctcagcagtgaaagtgcagagtcctaaccactggaccgccagggaattcctgaaagTACGTAGCATTtcattggggggaaaaaaacccaacaaggGTTAGGGTGGTGACATATAGctgattctttttcctatttcttacatattttcaTTAATAGGATTATCCTTGACTCAGCTCACACACCACATCCATCAGCAAACTTACAATTTGATGGTGGGCTCTACCTTCAATTCCTGCCTAGAATTTGACCACTTCACCTCCTCTACTGCCACTTCCCTGTTCCCAGCCTTGAGCTCTTCAGTCTGTTCTGACCACACAGAAGCCagagggatctttttttttaagtcaatcaTAGCATTCCTCTGCTGAAACTCACCAATGGCTTTCTTCCCTCATCACCCCAAATACAAGTCCTTCTTCACTGCAGAGCTGTCCCACACAGCTGCAGCCCCCTCAGGTGCCAGTGGTGGTACGGAGGGGACCAGGACCCACATCACTATGACAACCAAACGTGCCCCTCCTGACTCCAAAGGTTTCAGTCCTAGCTCCTTCCCTCCCAGCTGTATCACCTTGCTGGGcttgtttcttcatctaaaaGCAGGGGATGACGATAACAAACTTGAAAAATTCTCATGAGAATTAGAAATATAGCCCTTCTTTGGTTTatgtcccaataaacccatcataagttgaaaatgtaAGTCGAAAGTGCATGTAATACCCCTAATCTACCAGACATGGTAGCTTAGCCAACTTacatgtgctcagaacacttacattagcctacagatgggcaaaatcatctaacacaaagcctattttacaaaaagtgttgaatatctcatgtaatttttcAGATACTGtactgaaatgaaaatgaaagacagAGTGGTTGTCTGGGTCCAGACTGGTTTTGAGTGTGTTGATTGTTTATCCTCGTGACTGCATGCTGATGGGGAGCTGAAGCTCACTGCCACTGCCTCGCATCACGAGCATCGTATCGCATTTTGCCGGCCCAGAAAactatcaaaattcaaaattcgaaGTACAGTTTATACTAAATGTGTATCACTTTTGTACCACCATAAAGtctaaaaattttaagttgaacCATCATAAGTCAGGGGGACCGTCTACAGCTGTCTGGTATCCAGGGTGCAGGGTAAATGGTTGCTAATGATACTGGTCTAGGAATAAGCAAACCCTCAATTGCGCCTATTATCTGCACCTGAAGATTTACACCCTCCTATAACATCCTTTTCCAATGTCTTCTGAATTAGTCTCTCCTATTATCAGGAAGGAAGGTTATGGGCTGGGGCTACAGATCATGCTTCTCTATCCATCCCCC is a window encoding:
- the TOMM22 gene encoding mitochondrial import receptor subunit TOM22 homolog; protein product: MAAAAAAAAAAAAAGPGVPLSPDELLPKGDAEKPEEELEEEDDEELDETLSERLWGLTEMFPERVRSAAGATFDLSLFVAQKMYRFSRAALWIGTTSFMILVLPVVFETEKLQMEQQQQLQQRQILLGPNTGLSGGMPGALPSLPGKI